From Lawsonia intracellularis PHE/MN1-00, the proteins below share one genomic window:
- the ftsA gene encoding cell division protein FtsA codes for MPQSELIVGLDIGTTKICAVVGELSGDGSVDVIGIGTSPSNGLRKGVVVNIEQTVQSIKKALEEAELMAGCEIRSVYAGIAGSHIKGFNSHGVIAVKGGEVSQRDIDRALDAAKAVAIPLDREVIHTLPQEYIIDDQRGIIDPLGMAGVRLEVKVHIVTGAVTSAQNIVRSCHKSGLDVSDIVLEPLASSKSVLTEEEREIGVALIDLGGGTSDIAIFANDSTKYTGVLPLGGQNLTNDIAFGLRTPVAAAEKIKIKYGCVLADIIQSDEYIEVPSVGGREPRRLSRQVLAEICEPRMEEILTLIDQEIVRSGFKNMIGAGVVLTGGTALIQGCQELGEQIFNLPTRIGYPRNVGGLKDMVNSPKFATAMGLLHFGAEKEGMEQRFRIRTEHTIFNSILSRMRKWFAEIS; via the coding sequence ATGCCTCAGTCCGAATTAATTGTTGGTCTTGATATAGGTACAACAAAGATTTGTGCTGTCGTTGGTGAACTGTCTGGGGACGGGAGTGTCGATGTTATTGGTATAGGTACAAGCCCTTCTAATGGTCTTCGTAAAGGTGTAGTCGTTAATATAGAACAGACAGTCCAGTCCATTAAAAAGGCTCTTGAAGAAGCTGAGTTGATGGCTGGTTGTGAAATTCGCTCAGTATATGCTGGAATTGCTGGAAGCCACATTAAAGGTTTTAACAGTCATGGTGTTATTGCAGTTAAAGGTGGAGAAGTATCTCAAAGAGATATTGATCGTGCTCTTGATGCAGCAAAAGCTGTAGCAATCCCTTTAGATCGAGAAGTAATTCATACCTTACCACAAGAATATATTATTGATGATCAGAGAGGTATTATAGACCCATTAGGTATGGCTGGTGTGCGTCTTGAAGTAAAAGTTCATATTGTTACTGGTGCTGTAACTTCTGCTCAAAATATTGTACGCTCTTGTCATAAAAGTGGTTTAGATGTTTCTGATATTGTTCTTGAGCCATTAGCATCTTCTAAGTCTGTTTTAACAGAAGAAGAGCGAGAAATAGGCGTAGCACTTATTGATCTTGGTGGTGGTACAAGTGACATTGCCATTTTTGCAAATGATTCAACAAAATATACAGGGGTGCTTCCACTTGGTGGCCAAAATCTTACAAATGATATAGCGTTTGGATTAAGAACACCAGTAGCTGCTGCAGAAAAAATTAAAATAAAATATGGATGTGTTCTTGCTGATATTATTCAATCTGATGAATATATCGAAGTCCCTAGTGTAGGCGGGCGTGAGCCCCGAAGATTATCACGTCAAGTATTAGCTGAAATTTGTGAGCCTAGAATGGAAGAGATTCTTACACTTATTGATCAAGAGATAGTGCGTTCTGGCTTTAAAAATATGATAGGAGCAGGCGTAGTTCTTACAGGTGGAACAGCCCTTATTCAAGGCTGTCAAGAGTTAGGAGAACAAATTTTTAACTTGCCAACTCGTATAGGATATCCAAGAAATGTTGGTGGGCTGAAAGATATGGTAAATAGCCCTAAATTTGCTACTGCTATGGGATTACTTCATTTTGGTGCAGAAAAAGAAGGGATGGAGCAAAGATTTCGTATTCGTACTGAGCACACAATATTTAACTCAATATTATCACGTATGCGAAAGTGGTTTGCTGAAATTTCGTAA
- a CDS encoding CYTH domain-containing protein — MYLEIERKFLVIGDDWKCNNSAVLFKQGYIQTSPCVVRVRIEGVKSYLTIKKQIEGISRCEFEYPIPMDDALYLLNNLCKKPFISKHRYTVFYEGIQWVIDEFLDENKGLIIAEVELKIKDQSIILPSWVGQEVSNDPRYYNSNLVQFPFSQWSLSEKS, encoded by the coding sequence ATGTATCTTGAGATAGAGCGAAAATTTTTAGTGATAGGTGATGACTGGAAGTGCAATAATTCTGCAGTATTATTTAAACAGGGTTATATACAGACCTCTCCATGTGTTGTGCGTGTACGTATAGAAGGGGTAAAAAGCTATTTAACTATTAAAAAACAGATAGAAGGGATTAGCCGATGCGAATTTGAATATCCTATCCCTATGGATGACGCACTCTATTTACTTAACAATCTTTGTAAAAAGCCATTCATTTCTAAGCATAGATATACTGTTTTTTATGAAGGTATTCAATGGGTTATAGATGAATTTTTAGATGAAAATAAAGGACTTATTATTGCTGAAGTAGAGCTTAAAATAAAGGATCAATCTATTATACTACCTTCATGGGTTGGACAAGAAGTAAGTAATGATCCCCGATATTATAATAGTAATTTAGTACAATTTCCATTCTCTCAGTGGAGCTTATCAGAAAAGAGTTAA
- the ftsZ gene encoding cell division protein FtsZ, with product MEMLFDTMVPQAKIKVIGVGGGGGNAVQNMIESSLRGVTFICANTDAQALARSKADIKLQIGEKLTKGLGAGAEPAVGRDAALESIGVIKEAIGESDMVFVTAGMGGGTGTGAAPIVAQAAKEMGALTVGVVTKPFVFEGHKRSRSADYGISQLREYVDSLITIPNDRLLTIAPKNAKLTDMLKCADDVLYSAVRGISDLITVPGIINVDFADVRTIMSVSGLAMMGTGFASGEGRAIEAARRAITSPLLEDVSITGAKAILINITATTELGIDEYSDAANYIHEAAQGSGDTNIIIGTAFDEEAGDEIRITVIATGIESQVGVKMQGSTSSKAAMPSFRKSSHITNTTSFKPEAIKHNLASEKPRYRTPRLLTNPIEMDYKTQGDHSEIFTEDTGVNYSIPTYLRALLGKQGAQSSKEEYDRTHHGDNNKKDTHNPGHENFVFDGNEQDIPIFIQKQAN from the coding sequence ATGGAAATGCTTTTTGATACAATGGTTCCTCAAGCTAAAATAAAAGTTATTGGTGTTGGGGGTGGCGGAGGTAATGCTGTACAGAATATGATAGAATCCTCTTTAAGGGGTGTTACTTTTATTTGTGCAAATACAGATGCTCAAGCACTTGCTCGTTCAAAAGCAGATATCAAACTTCAAATAGGAGAGAAGCTTACTAAAGGCCTTGGTGCTGGTGCTGAGCCTGCAGTAGGACGAGATGCAGCACTTGAAAGTATTGGCGTCATTAAGGAAGCTATTGGTGAGTCCGATATGGTTTTTGTAACAGCAGGAATGGGAGGTGGAACTGGTACAGGTGCAGCTCCTATTGTGGCTCAAGCTGCTAAAGAAATGGGAGCACTTACTGTTGGTGTTGTTACTAAACCTTTTGTTTTTGAGGGGCACAAACGTTCCCGTTCAGCAGACTATGGTATAAGCCAGTTACGTGAGTATGTTGATAGTCTTATTACAATCCCTAATGATCGTCTGCTTACAATTGCTCCTAAAAATGCTAAGCTTACAGATATGCTTAAATGTGCTGATGATGTTTTATATAGTGCAGTACGTGGGATATCAGATTTGATCACAGTCCCAGGTATAATTAATGTAGACTTTGCTGATGTTCGTACAATAATGAGTGTCTCTGGTCTTGCTATGATGGGAACAGGTTTTGCTTCAGGAGAAGGAAGAGCTATAGAGGCAGCCCGTCGAGCTATTACAAGTCCTCTTCTAGAAGATGTCTCTATTACAGGTGCTAAAGCAATTCTCATTAATATTACTGCCACAACTGAACTTGGAATTGATGAATATAGCGATGCAGCTAATTACATCCATGAGGCAGCACAGGGATCTGGAGATACTAATATCATTATAGGTACAGCTTTTGATGAAGAGGCTGGTGATGAAATTCGTATTACAGTTATAGCAACAGGAATTGAATCTCAGGTTGGTGTGAAAATGCAAGGTTCAACATCTTCAAAGGCAGCTATGCCATCTTTTAGAAAGTCTAGCCATATTACAAACACAACATCATTTAAACCTGAAGCAATAAAACATAATTTGGCATCTGAAAAACCACGGTATAGAACTCCAAGGTTATTAACAAATCCTATAGAGATGGACTATAAAACTCAAGGAGATCATAGTGAAATTTTTACAGAAGATACAGGGGTAAATTATAGTATTCCAACGTATCTCAGAGCATTACTTGGAAAACAGGGAGCCCAGTCTTCAAAAGAGGAATATGATAGAACTCACCATGGTGACAACAATAAGAAGGATACTCATAACCCAGGGCATGAGAATTTTGTTTTTGATGGTAATGAGCAAGATATTCCGATTTTTATTCAGAAACAAGCTAATTAA
- a CDS encoding ComF family protein, protein MKFKFLYSIINTIRYEKRCTLCHIPFVQTNHSIKIQQPKINNSLNKKKKLCLQCRYLLQPRTKGYCPSCGELNKDKQSPITPCNNCLKNPPSWEHFYFLNAYEGEYKKLLIQSKFKGNPSITQLLGILLAECCLKLPTPDAIIPMPLHPSRLHKRGFNQCQELARPVSYALKRPLRHDLLSRVIPTSHQTGLSQTQRLLNIKNAFQADPGVKGLRILLIDDIMTTGTTLQQATKALLKQHTQAIDVCIIARTPSLSLKKV, encoded by the coding sequence ATGAAGTTTAAGTTTCTATATTCAATTATAAATACAATAAGGTATGAAAAGCGATGTACCTTATGTCATATACCATTTGTGCAAACTAATCATTCTATTAAAATACAACAACCAAAAATAAATAACAGTTTAAATAAAAAGAAAAAACTTTGTTTACAGTGCAGATATCTATTACAACCACGCACAAAAGGTTATTGCCCATCATGTGGAGAACTTAATAAAGATAAACAGTCACCTATTACTCCTTGTAATAATTGTCTTAAAAATCCACCAAGCTGGGAACATTTCTATTTTTTAAATGCCTATGAAGGCGAGTATAAAAAACTTCTTATCCAATCTAAATTTAAAGGGAATCCAAGTATCACTCAACTATTAGGGATACTACTTGCTGAATGTTGCTTAAAACTTCCTACTCCAGATGCTATTATTCCTATGCCATTACATCCTTCTCGATTACACAAAAGAGGTTTTAATCAATGCCAAGAGTTAGCTAGGCCTGTTTCTTATGCTTTAAAAAGGCCACTTAGGCATGACCTCTTAAGTCGTGTTATACCTACATCCCATCAAACAGGGTTATCACAGACACAACGTCTTCTTAACATTAAAAACGCATTCCAAGCAGATCCAGGTGTAAAAGGATTACGTATTCTACTTATTGATGATATAATGACTACAGGAACAACTCTACAACAAGCTACAAAAGCTTTATTAAAACAGCATACTCAAGCTATTGATGTTTGTATAATTGCAAGAACACCTTCTTTATCCCTTAAAAAAGTTTAA
- a CDS encoding cell division protein FtsQ/DivIB, which yields MLKDKRRYKANNYNSRIASYPSLHISNENIRFGSIVTWSCWCFIGIIALILFYFSGLHLYRLITTSNFFCIERINIYGASFFHRSDILKYTNLQTGINSFSVNIGKIEKILSSNPWVEKVSVKRRLPGIFDIFIKEYEPSFWILKDDIIYYADSVGRIITPLDTDNFKSLPTLEVMEGGEKFLPILKDLIVFLESSNSIIDVGTISSVRLSSASGIEILLENYDIVLSFEPQAWKENLQKLCLVLSDLACRGELKQTRSVTAVATGVWVSQEKNF from the coding sequence ATGTTAAAAGATAAGAGAAGATACAAAGCTAACAATTATAATAGTAGGATAGCTTCTTATCCCTCCCTACATATTAGTAATGAGAATATTAGATTTGGATCTATTGTTACATGGAGTTGCTGGTGTTTTATTGGAATTATCGCTTTAATATTATTTTATTTTAGTGGATTACATCTTTATCGCTTGATAACAACAAGTAATTTTTTCTGTATAGAACGAATTAATATATATGGAGCTTCTTTTTTCCATAGGAGTGACATACTTAAGTATACAAATCTTCAAACTGGTATAAATAGTTTTTCTGTCAACATTGGGAAGATAGAAAAAATATTAAGTAGTAACCCATGGGTAGAAAAAGTATCTGTAAAAAGAAGGTTACCCGGAATTTTTGATATTTTTATTAAAGAATATGAACCTAGCTTTTGGATCCTTAAAGATGATATTATTTATTATGCAGATAGTGTTGGAAGAATAATAACGCCATTAGATACAGATAACTTTAAATCTTTGCCAACACTTGAGGTTATGGAAGGTGGGGAAAAATTTTTGCCAATACTTAAAGATTTAATTGTTTTTTTGGAATCTTCAAATTCAATAATAGATGTAGGTACAATTTCATCAGTACGTTTAAGTTCAGCTAGTGGCATTGAAATACTCCTTGAAAATTATGATATTGTGTTAAGTTTTGAACCTCAGGCATGGAAAGAGAATTTACAAAAGTTGTGTTTAGTTTTGTCGGACTTAGCTTGTAGAGGGGAATTAAAACAAACCAGATCTGTAACAGCAGTAGCAACAGGTGTTTGGGTTTCTCAAGAAAAAAATTTTTAA
- the murG gene encoding undecaprenyldiphospho-muramoylpentapeptide beta-N-acetylglucosaminyltransferase — protein MKYRIAITTGGTGGHVYPALAVAEQFHDKADLFFIGSQYGPEAEMVKTFNIPFYGLPVRGVLGRKWKAFSALYSMIKAIVKARKILQKCMPDIVVGFGSYASFAPLVAAKLKRIPTAIHEQNVRPGLANRMLARLADRVFLSVPDTLHIFTKKSKVRYTGNPIRQSIVDLHYKFEDTKNSSTRHLLVLGGSLGAIAINSIVVDGLSRLFSNRIVIRHQTGVHDWERVKEGYALYGRTNSQVTPFIDDMAEAYQWSDLVLCRAGATTIAELAAVGKPSILIPFPYATHDHQTYNAQFLVRVGAAVLIPEKNVVEVDVIEKIIALFNDRVTLVNMALAAHKHGRIDAATCVANEIIDLLSANAMK, from the coding sequence ATGAAATACCGGATAGCAATTACTACTGGAGGTACAGGTGGGCATGTATATCCTGCACTTGCTGTAGCAGAGCAGTTTCATGATAAAGCAGATCTATTTTTTATAGGATCTCAATATGGGCCAGAAGCAGAGATGGTAAAAACATTTAATATTCCTTTTTATGGGCTTCCTGTCAGAGGTGTGCTTGGAAGAAAGTGGAAAGCTTTCTCTGCATTATACAGTATGATAAAAGCTATAGTCAAAGCTAGAAAGATTCTTCAGAAATGTATGCCTGATATTGTCGTTGGTTTTGGTTCATATGCATCATTTGCTCCATTAGTTGCTGCTAAATTGAAACGTATTCCTACTGCTATTCATGAACAAAATGTTAGGCCAGGATTAGCTAACCGAATGTTAGCTCGATTAGCGGACAGAGTATTTTTATCTGTGCCAGATACGTTACATATTTTTACTAAAAAAAGTAAGGTTAGGTATACAGGAAATCCTATTCGTCAATCTATTGTTGATTTACATTATAAATTTGAAGATACAAAAAACTCCTCTACTAGACATTTACTTGTATTAGGTGGAAGCTTAGGTGCAATAGCTATTAATTCTATTGTCGTTGATGGATTAAGTCGATTGTTTTCAAATAGGATTGTTATTCGTCATCAAACAGGGGTGCATGATTGGGAAAGAGTGAAAGAAGGATATGCATTATATGGTAGAACAAATTCTCAGGTTACTCCTTTTATTGATGATATGGCTGAAGCATATCAGTGGTCAGATCTTGTTTTATGTCGAGCAGGGGCAACAACCATTGCTGAGTTGGCTGCAGTAGGGAAGCCATCTATATTGATTCCTTTTCCTTATGCTACTCATGATCATCAAACGTATAATGCTCAATTTCTTGTAAGAGTAGGTGCGGCAGTCCTTATTCCAGAAAAAAATGTAGTAGAGGTTGATGTGATTGAAAAAATTATAGCATTATTTAACGATAGAGTAACGTTAGTTAATATGGCTTTAGCTGCACATAAACATGGACGTATAGATGCAGCTACATGTGTAGCAAATGAAATTATTGATCTTTTATCAGCTAATGCAATGAAATGA
- the ftsW gene encoding putative lipid II flippase FtsW encodes MSIVRQHRRLSGSNRHKDDISDIASYDWLLLTVVLILLCIGLIMVLSASGMVAERLTGDKYYFFKRQCLFTIISGILLWVMAVIPRSLIYKLQYPFLFVIIGLLFLTITPLGAKVNGARRWISLGLFSIQPLEFTKIALALYLAYFMSTKQELVKTFSKGVIPPFAVTLILAIMLLVQPDFGGAMILIMILFFMCLVGGTRFIYLFLSIAMSCTIAAALVWHSPYRARRLAAFLNPFQDAQNTGYQLIQSLYALGSGGFWGAGIGGSNQKMFYLPEAHNDFIMSVIGEELGFLGITIVMALLFLFFVRSYLIVVKQRELRDRLSAFAVTLVIALGCILNLAVIMGMAPPKGVAMPFLSYGGSSLLATMCCVGLLLNFSRIGR; translated from the coding sequence ATGAGCATTGTTAGACAACATAGAAGATTATCAGGATCTAATCGACATAAAGATGATATCAGTGATATAGCATCATATGATTGGTTGTTACTGACTGTTGTTTTGATTCTTTTATGTATAGGGCTGATTATGGTGTTATCAGCAAGTGGGATGGTAGCAGAGCGTCTTACAGGAGATAAGTATTACTTTTTTAAAAGACAATGTTTATTTACCATTATTAGCGGAATTTTATTATGGGTTATGGCAGTTATACCACGCTCATTGATTTACAAACTCCAATATCCATTTTTGTTTGTAATTATTGGTTTATTATTTTTGACGATTACTCCATTAGGAGCAAAAGTAAATGGAGCAAGGCGATGGATTTCTTTAGGGTTATTTTCTATTCAGCCTCTTGAATTTACGAAAATAGCATTAGCACTGTATCTTGCATATTTTATGAGTACAAAACAAGAACTTGTAAAAACATTTAGTAAAGGCGTCATCCCACCGTTTGCTGTAACACTTATTTTGGCTATTATGTTACTTGTACAACCAGACTTTGGTGGTGCAATGATTCTAATTATGATTTTATTTTTTATGTGTCTTGTTGGTGGAACAAGGTTTATTTATCTTTTTTTATCGATAGCTATGTCGTGTACAATAGCTGCTGCTTTGGTATGGCATTCACCATATAGAGCACGACGTCTTGCAGCATTTCTTAACCCTTTTCAAGATGCGCAAAATACAGGATATCAACTGATACAGTCTTTATATGCATTAGGTTCTGGAGGATTCTGGGGAGCAGGTATAGGTGGGAGTAATCAAAAGATGTTTTACCTCCCTGAGGCACATAATGATTTTATTATGTCAGTAATAGGTGAAGAGCTTGGTTTTCTAGGTATTACCATTGTAATGGCATTATTATTTTTGTTTTTTGTACGTAGTTACTTAATAGTAGTGAAACAAAGAGAACTAAGGGATCGTCTCTCTGCTTTTGCTGTAACATTAGTTATTGCATTAGGATGTATATTAAATCTTGCTGTGATAATGGGTATGGCTCCTCCTAAGGGAGTTGCTATGCCATTTTTAAGTTACGGAGGAAGCAGCTTATTAGCAACAATGTGCTGTGTTGGTCTTTTATTAAATTTTTCTCGAATTGGTCGTTAG
- the murC gene encoding UDP-N-acetylmuramate--L-alanine ligase encodes MNSKIKSIYMVGIGGSGMSGIAEILLNLGYEVHGSDIMESHIIHRLRKLGAIISIGHQAENLGDISVVVKSSAVTEDNPEIQLARQHGIPVIPRAEMLTELMRLRKGVAIAGTHGKTTTTSLTATVFDTAGFDPTVVIGGVLNAYGANARLGQGQYLIAEADESDGSFLLLLPIINVVTNIDLDHLDYYRSFEEIEHAFVTFMNNVPFYGMNVVCGDDPGVQRVLPRVNRQVITYGFESSNHIWAEIIECGIINRFKVIAHGECLGEVILTQPGKHNILNALAAIGVALEVGISPKCCIEGLANFKGVGRRFEYKGEKNGITVIDDYGHHPIEVAATLETARKVFPDRRIVVAFQPHRFSRTQALFGEFCQVLSTVDKLLLTEIYPALEKPIPGINSQNLAQGIQQISKIDVTYYPDIDAVFHALPHVLCAGDVLITLGAGTITTIGPKFLTC; translated from the coding sequence ATGAATAGTAAAATAAAAAGTATTTATATGGTTGGAATTGGTGGTTCTGGTATGAGTGGAATAGCAGAGATTTTATTAAATCTTGGCTATGAAGTACATGGCTCAGATATTATGGAATCCCATATTATCCACAGGCTACGCAAACTAGGAGCTATTATTTCTATTGGGCACCAGGCAGAAAATTTAGGAGATATCAGCGTTGTTGTAAAATCTAGTGCTGTTACAGAAGATAATCCTGAAATACAGTTAGCACGCCAACATGGTATTCCTGTTATTCCACGAGCTGAAATGTTGACAGAGCTTATGCGGTTACGTAAGGGAGTGGCTATTGCAGGTACACATGGTAAAACAACAACAACTTCTCTTACTGCAACAGTTTTTGATACAGCAGGTTTTGATCCTACAGTTGTTATTGGTGGTGTACTTAATGCTTATGGTGCTAATGCAAGATTAGGACAAGGACAATATCTTATTGCTGAGGCCGATGAATCAGATGGTTCTTTTCTTTTATTGTTACCTATTATTAATGTAGTAACAAATATAGATCTTGATCATTTGGATTATTACAGAAGTTTTGAAGAAATTGAACATGCTTTTGTAACTTTTATGAATAATGTTCCTTTTTATGGCATGAATGTTGTTTGTGGAGATGATCCTGGTGTTCAACGTGTATTACCTAGAGTGAATCGTCAGGTTATAACCTATGGTTTTGAGTCATCTAATCATATTTGGGCTGAAATTATTGAATGTGGAATAATAAATAGGTTTAAAGTCATAGCCCATGGAGAGTGTCTTGGGGAAGTTATACTTACCCAACCGGGGAAACATAATATTCTTAATGCATTAGCTGCAATAGGTGTAGCATTAGAAGTAGGTATTTCACCCAAATGTTGTATTGAGGGACTTGCTAACTTTAAAGGGGTAGGAAGACGTTTTGAATATAAAGGGGAAAAGAATGGAATTACTGTTATTGATGATTATGGACATCATCCTATAGAGGTCGCAGCTACATTAGAAACAGCTCGAAAAGTTTTTCCTGATCGACGTATTGTTGTTGCTTTTCAACCACATCGTTTTTCTAGGACCCAAGCTTTATTTGGTGAGTTTTGCCAAGTTCTTTCTACTGTAGATAAGTTATTATTAACAGAAATTTATCCAGCTTTAGAGAAGCCTATTCCTGGAATAAATAGTCAAAATTTAGCACAAGGTATTCAACAAATTTCTAAAATAGATGTTACATATTATCCAGATATAGACGCTGTTTTCCATGCATTACCTCACGTGTTGTGTGCAGGAGATGTGCTGATTACTTTGGGAGCAGGAACAATAACGACGATTGGTCCAAAGTTTTTAACTTGTTAG
- a CDS encoding flavodoxin family protein, whose protein sequence is MSNIILLTCSPRANGNTDSIGAALFKELNDVLLPIEIIPLRSLSIRPCISCGFCITHPDQCFLEANDEVGWLFDKIRAASTLIIASPIFFYGPPAQLKSFIDRSQKYWNNSNYTLYEPIPNNPFLKPAFVTLIAARNKGERVFEATLLILKCFFQCIGFSLCDTLLLRDLDGPHDFSHSNEAQAQVSSFAKIIQSKLS, encoded by the coding sequence ATGTCTAATATTATCCTACTTACATGTAGTCCTAGAGCAAATGGAAATACAGACTCAATAGGAGCAGCTCTTTTTAAAGAATTAAATGATGTCCTACTTCCTATAGAAATCATCCCATTACGTTCTTTATCTATTAGACCTTGCATCTCTTGTGGATTCTGTATAACACATCCAGATCAATGTTTTCTTGAAGCAAATGATGAAGTAGGTTGGCTATTTGATAAAATCCGTGCTGCAAGTACACTTATTATTGCTTCACCAATTTTTTTCTATGGCCCACCTGCACAACTCAAAAGCTTTATTGATAGGTCTCAAAAGTATTGGAATAACTCAAATTATACCTTATATGAACCAATTCCTAATAATCCTTTTTTAAAACCAGCTTTTGTTACTCTTATTGCAGCAAGAAATAAAGGCGAGCGTGTATTTGAGGCAACTTTATTAATCTTAAAATGCTTTTTCCAATGTATAGGTTTTTCTCTTTGTGATACACTGCTTCTACGTGATCTTGATGGACCTCATGATTTTTCACACTCTAATGAAGCTCAAGCTCAAGTGTCTTCATTTGCCAAAATAATTCAATCTAAATTAAGTTAA
- the murB gene encoding UDP-N-acetylmuramate dehydrogenase, with amino-acid sequence MLQITTSPDLSTLTTLRLGGNAIALIDVFEKKALEQLPHQIYKIGGKPHILGGGSNILASDGSLPFVLIRSKILHDPIVTYIDEQGVVFVKVCAAMGLARFLAWCCKEGLSGMENLAGIPGTIGGAVAGNAGSYGLSIGECIYELEIFSFNNGMKILKNDEIQYAYRKFSIDEEPGEFIIITATVKLKYKQKQQIIEVIRENVAKKTSVQPVQARSAGCIFKNPNDGLSAGKLLEQVGFKGKGKDGIGFSSIHANFLINEGSKNSKIAFELVQDAKQEVQKSFNIILQTEVKVWSC; translated from the coding sequence ATGCTACAAATTACTACATCACCTGATTTATCAACACTCACTACATTGAGGCTTGGTGGGAATGCTATAGCATTAATTGATGTCTTTGAAAAAAAAGCGTTAGAGCAGTTACCCCATCAGATTTATAAGATAGGAGGTAAACCTCATATTCTTGGTGGTGGTAGTAATATTCTTGCTAGTGATGGGAGTCTGCCATTTGTTCTTATCCGTAGCAAAATTCTTCATGATCCAATAGTTACATATATAGATGAACAAGGAGTTGTTTTTGTAAAAGTTTGTGCAGCAATGGGGTTAGCACGTTTTTTAGCTTGGTGCTGTAAAGAAGGTTTATCTGGAATGGAGAACTTAGCAGGAATTCCTGGAACTATTGGAGGCGCTGTTGCTGGTAATGCAGGTTCTTATGGGCTTTCTATTGGAGAATGTATTTATGAGTTAGAGATTTTTTCTTTCAATAATGGTATGAAAATATTGAAAAATGATGAAATACAATATGCATATAGAAAGTTTTCTATTGATGAAGAACCAGGGGAATTTATTATTATAACTGCCACTGTTAAGTTAAAGTATAAGCAAAAACAGCAGATTATTGAGGTAATTAGAGAAAATGTTGCAAAAAAAACATCTGTTCAACCTGTACAAGCAAGAAGTGCAGGGTGTATTTTTAAAAATCCTAATGATGGATTATCAGCAGGAAAATTACTAGAGCAAGTAGGATTTAAAGGAAAAGGGAAAGATGGAATTGGTTTTTCATCTATTCATGCAAATTTTTTAATTAATGAAGGGAGTAAAAACAGTAAAATAGCATTTGAACTTGTTCAAGATGCTAAGCAAGAAGTTCAAAAATCTTTTAACATCATACTTCAAACAGAAGTAAAGGTATGGTCATGTTAA